Proteins co-encoded in one Capsicum annuum cultivar UCD-10X-F1 chromosome 9, UCD10Xv1.1, whole genome shotgun sequence genomic window:
- the LOC107841119 gene encoding putative late blight resistance protein homolog R1B-17 has product MAHASVASLMRTIESLLTYNSPMQSLICDHREEFCALREKVRSLEVFIESFEKINVFGQMTDFEVEVNEVANSVEYVILLELTETIMEKNKSTIGITGSRFFKRISNIWTCRNFRKCLQQLAKDIDRVWKVSAKIQDKGKQASKESTVQEFPISAKDILNVENIMVGRDDQRKWLVEDLTRSYSSKPKVIPIVGMGGIGKTTLANEVYNDACIHSHFDVCAWATVSQQQNVKEILLSLLRSTKSDTFDMNDEAKLADRLQKSLKGKRYLIVLDDIWKTEAWDAVRLCFPSENKGSGILLTTRNTEVARDAGTENLSLQMDLMGPDESWNLFKSVAFANEALPSEFETIGKQIAEKCHGLPLTIAVVAGLLRSKRAIEDWENVAKDVKSFVTNDADERCSRVLRLSYNHLPSDLKTCLLHFGIFPEDNEIPAKNLMRMWMAEGFLKLENDLEGGAEKCLQELVDRCLVLVCKKSLDGTKIRSCKVHDLIYDLCVREIQRENIFIMNDIVLQYSYPTMPKMLPFKSVTVDKIDNCHYGLYKGLLTNVHRQLRDHDNNDLLKRTRSIFSFHTKDSYLSHVLKPELNHFKLLRVLDLNDVRIGFFPVQILSLIWLRYLSLHCRANLDIPSEICRLWNLQTFIVQGKNAFDAWFVSDFITCPVQIWGLMQLRHLKLPELYLPNPPSVSGGKGSHMVFSNIQTISYLSPRCCTEEVIMGIQNVKELGISGNVAGSNGLLDNLVHLQQLETLSFIFCSDLYPASAKFLPATVKKLKLKGTHLSWSYLDIIAEMPNLEVLKLMDYACRGEE; this is encoded by the coding sequence ATGGCTCATGCAAGTGTGGCGTCTCTAATGAGAACAATAGAATCGCTCTTGACATACAATTCGCCGATGCAATCTCTGATCTGTGATCACAGAGAAGAATTTTGCGCTCTTCGTGAAAAAGTTAGGTCCCTGGAAGTATTTATCGAGAGCTTTGAGAAAATCAATGTTTTTGGGCAAATGACGGATTTTGAAGTAGAGGTAAATGAAGTTGCAAATTCTGTTGAATACGTAATTCTACTTGAGCTAACAGAAActataatggaaaaaaataaaagcaccATAGGAATCACTGGCTCAAGATTTTTCAAAAGAATCTCGAATATATGGACATGCCGAAATTTTCGTAAATGCCTTCAACAATTAGCAAAGGACATTGATCGTGTCTGGAAAGTGTCAGCTAAGATTCAAGATAAAGGCAAACAAGCGTCAAAGGAATCAACGGTTCAAGAGTTTCCAATTTCAGCAAAAGATATTCTGAATGTTGAGAACATTATGGTTGGACGTGATGATCAAAGGAAATGGTTGGTAGAAGATCTTACTAGAAGCTACTCTAGTAAACCCAAAGTCATCCCGATTGTCGGGATGGGAGGCATAGGTAAAACAACCTTAGCGAACGAAGTTTACAATGATGCGTGCATTCATTCTCATTTTGATGTTTGTGCCTGGGCTACTGTTTCTCAACAACAAAATGTAAAGGAAATTTTGTTGAGCCTTTTGCGTTCTACTAAGAGTGACACATTTGACATGAACGATGAAGCAAAGCTGGCAGACAGGCTACAAAAGAGTTTAAAGGGTAAGAGATATTTAATTGTATTGGATGACATATGGAAAACTGAAGCATGGGATGCCGTGAGACTCTGTTTTCCAAGTGAAAACAAAGGGAGTGGTATATTATTGACGACCCGTAATACTGAAGTAGCTCGAGATGCTGGTACAGAGAATCTTTCTTTGCAGATGGATTTAATGGGTCCGGATGAGAGTTGGAACCTTTTTAAAAGTGTTGCATTTGCAAATGAAGCATTACCATCTGAGTTCGAGACTATTGGGAAGCAAATTGCGGAGAAATGTCACGGATTACCACTAACTATTGCCGTGGTTGCTGGGCTTCTCAGGTCTAAAAGGGCAATAGAAGACTGGGAAAATGTTGCTAAAGATGTCAAGTCATTTGTCACAAATGATGCTGATGAACGATGTTCACGTGTGCTTAGGTTGAGTTACAATCACTTGCCTAGCGATCTAAAGACTTGTCTTCTGCATTTCGGAATTTTTCCAGAAGACAATGAGATACCAGCGAAAAATTTGATGAGGATGTGGATGGCTGAGGGGTTCCTAAAGTTGGAAAATGATTTGGAAGGAGGGGCTGAGAAGTGTTTGCAAGAGCTTGTCGATAGATGTTTAGTCCTCGTCTGCAAGAAAAGTCTAGATGGAACAAAAATTAGATCATGTAAGGTTCATGATCTAATATATGATCTGTGCGTGAGAGAAATTCAAAGGGAGAACATTTTTATCATGAACGACATTGTGCTTCAGTACTCATATCCCACTATGCCAAAAATGCTGCCCTTTAAAAGCGTGACTGTTGATAAAATTGATAATTGTCACTATGGTCTTTATAAGGGTCTTCTTACCAATGTACATCGTCAGTTGAGAGATCATGACAACAACGATCTTTTGAAACGAACCcgttctattttctcttttcatacTAAGGATTCATATTTATCTCATGTTCTTAAACCAGAGCTAAATCATTTCAAATTACTCAGAGTCTTGGACTTGAATGACGTGAGGATTGGTTTTTTCCCTGTGCAGATACTAAGCCTCATCTGGTTGAGGTACCTATCATTGCACTGCCGTGCGAATTTAGACATACCTTCAGAAATTTGTAGGTTATGGAATCTGCAGACATTCATTGTTCAAGGGAAAAATGCATTTGATGCATGGTTCGTATCAGATTTCATAACTTGTCCAGTGCAAATTTGGGGACTAATGCAATTAAGGCATCTCAAACTGCCCGAATTGTATCTGCCAAATCCCCCAAGTGTATCTGGTGGCAAAGGGAGTCACATGGTTTTTTCAAACATACAAACTATTTCTTACTTGTCTCCGCGTTGTTGCACGGAGGAGGTTATTATGGGGATTCAGAATGTCAAAGAATTAGGAATCAGTGGAAATGTGGCTGGCTCTAATGGGCTTCTCGACAATCTTGTCCATCTGCAACAACTTGAAACATTGAGTTTTATATTTTGCTCTGACCTTTACCCCGCAAGTGCAAAATTTTTGCCAGCAACGGTCAAGAAGCTGAAGTTAAAAGGTACTCATCTAAGTTGGTCATACTTGGACATCATAGCTGAGATGCCTAACCTTGAGGTGCTGAAGCTGATGGATTATGCTTGTCGTGGAGAAGAATAG
- the LOC107840746 gene encoding putative late blight resistance protein homolog R1B-13 — protein MRIQNVKELGISGGNTIDSNGILNNLVHLQKLETLSFIGCFNLLPASAKAFSATLKKLKLERTYVSWSYLDIIAELPKLEVLKLMDYAAYGKEWHPNVRGFTRLKVLIIEGSPLKYWKATNDNFPVLERLVLKECRCLKEIPIEFAEIHTLQLIELTRCLPELGESGARIQKEQEDLGNNPVDVRISDPLPDEGEEVYYLDVSEEDDEC, from the exons ATGCGGATTCAGAATGTCAAGGAATTAGGAATCAGCGGAGGAAATACGATTGACTCTAATGGGATTCTCAACAATCTTGTCCATCTGCAGAAACTTGAAACATTGAGTTTTATAGGTTGCTTTAACCTTTTGCCAGCAAGTGCCAAAGCTTTTTCAGCAACACTCAAGAAGCTGAAGTTGGAAAGAACTTATGTAAGTTGGTCGTACTTGGACATAATAGCTGAATTGCCTAAGCTTGAGGTGTTGAAGCTGATGGATTATGCTGCTTATGGCAAAGAATGGCATCCAAATGTTAGGGGATTTACTCGATTGAAGGTTTTGATAATTGAAGGTAGTCCTCTCAAGTACTGGAAAGCCACAAATGACAATTTTCCTGTCCTTGAGCGCCTTGTGCTAAAAGAATGCAGATGTTTGAAAGAGATACCCATTGAGTTTGCAGAAATTCACACACTACAGCTGATTGAGTTAACAAGGTGTCTTCCCGAACTTGGGGAATCTGGAGCACGAATTCAAAAAGAACAAGAAGACCTCGGAAACAACCCCGTGGATGTTCGTATCTCCGATCCAT TGCCTGATGAAGGAGAAGAAGTTTATTATCTTGATGTTTCAGAAGAGGATGATGAATGTTGA